In Zingiber officinale cultivar Zhangliang chromosome 6A, Zo_v1.1, whole genome shotgun sequence, a single genomic region encodes these proteins:
- the LOC121995691 gene encoding proline-rich receptor-like protein kinase PERK9: MSSSPSPSSPASPPTSTASPPSPSSPTASGAPPPPQIPSPAPPQSSPPPPDATSPPSGTAPSPPVPSRSPPPDATSPPSGAAPSPPAPSRSPPPDATSPPSGAAPSPPAPSRSPPPDAISPPSGAAPSPPAPSRSPPPDAISPPSGTAPSPPAPSRSPPPPSTVASPPPPPSPSVPPGPITPIAPPPFPPSPPPAAQPPQSGPPPTGTPPPRSSLSQPPPPPASSSPPRLPPPNPPRNSSATPNPPSLSPPSTSTPDGPRNSSSPEHGSGLKTGSVVAIGVVAALIAFGLVALAVYVIRKRRKAVAEYNAGFAIPAPLASSVSDPAILRSQTDPLVLRRNPGATSRINSLPETSRAGATPSFSYEELYRITNGFSPDKILGEGGFGSVYKGCLPNGREVAVKRLKIESRQGDREFKAEVEIISRVHHRHLVSLVGYCISGNQRLLVYDFVPNGTLESHLHGNKRPAMDWATRVKVAAGAARGIAYLHEDCDPKIIHRDIKSSNILLDNNFEAQVSDFGLARLALELDAHTHVTTRVMGTFGYLAPEYASSGKLTEKSDVFSFGVVLLELITGQKPVDYTKPFGDESLVVWARPLLSHALATGELGELPDHRLQKNFDEREMLRMIEAAAACIRHSATMRPQMGKVVRVLDSFTDIDITSGLTPGQSEAFDIANSADIRIFQQLALGNPGSTSDYSLSNWSHQKDA; this comes from the exons ATGTCTTCTTCGCCTTCCCCTTCTTCCCCGGCCTCTCCTCCGACATCTACGGCGTCTCCACCCTCACCTTCTTCTCCCACTGCCTCCGGCGCACCACCTCCTCCCCAAATACCATCTCCCGCGCCACCTCAATCGTCACCTCCACCACCTGACGCCACTTCGCCTCCTTCTGGTACTGCCCCCTCGCCGCCGGTGCCATCTCGTTCTCCGCCGCCTGACGCCACTTCGCCTCCTTCAGGTGCCGCCCCCTCGCCGCCGGCGCCATCTCGTTCTCCGCCGCCTGACGCCACTTCGCCTCCTTCAGGTGCCGCCCCCTCGCCGCCGGCGCCATCTCGTTCTCCGCCACCTGACGCCATTTCGCCTCCATCAGGTGCTGCCCCCTCGCCGCCGGCGCCATCTCGTTCTCCGCCACCTGACGCCATTTCGCCTCCATCAGGTACTGCCCCATCGCCGCCGGCGCCATCTCGTTCTCCGCCACCACCTTCCACTGTCGCctctccacctccacctccttctCCTTCTGTTCCTCCGGGGCCGATTACTCCCATTGCGCCTCCACCTTTTCCTCCATCCCCACCTCCAGCTGCACAGCCTCCCCAATCTGGGCCACCGCCTACAGGTACTCCACCACCTAGGAGTTCGCTTTCTCAACCACCACCTCCACCGGCGTCCTCAAGCCCTCCTCGGTTGCCACCACCCAATCCTCCCAGGAATTCTTCAGCGACTCCTAATCCACCGAGTCTTTCTCCTCCATCTACAAGTACTCCCGATGGACCAAGAAATTCAAGTTCGCCTGAACATGGTAGCGGCCTTAAGACTGGATCCGTTGTAGCTATTGGAGTGGTAGCAGCTCTTATTGCATTTGGTTTGGTTGCACTGGCAGTTTACGTTATCAGGAAGCGCAGGAAAGCTGTTGCTGAATACAATGCAGGGTTTGCCATACCTGCGCCACTTGCATCTTCAGTGTCAG ATCCAGCTATTCTGAGGTCCCAAACAGACCCTCTTGTGCTTCGCCGGAACCCTGGAGCCACTTCAAGAATCAATTCATTACCTGAGACATCAAGAGCTGGCGCAACCCCTTCATTTTCATATGAAGAGTTATACAGAATAACTAATGGTTTCTCGCCTGACAAAATATTGGGAGAGGGTGGATTTGGTTCTGTTTACAAAGGGTGCTTACCTAATGGAAGAGAAGTGGCTGTGAAGCGATTAAAAATTGAAAGCAGGCAAGGTGACCGTGAGTTCAAAGCTGAAGTGGAGATTATAAGCCGTGTGCACCATCGCCATTTGGTTTCTCTTGTAGGGTACTGCATATCAGGCAACCAAAGGCTGCTTGTATATGATTTTGTGCCTAATGGAACACTTGAATCTCATCTTCATG GGAACAAAAGACCTGCAATGGATTGGGCTACCAGGGTGAAGGTTGCTGCCGGTGCAGCTCGTGGCATTGCTTACCTGCATGAGGATT GTGATCCAAAAATAATTCACAGAGATATAAAATCTTCCAACATTCTACTGGATAACAATTTTGAAGCTCAG GTTTCTGATTTTGGACTTGCAAGGTTAGCTTTGGAATTAGATGCTCATACACATGTAACTACCCGTGTAATGGGGACATTTGG GTACTTGGCTCCGGAGTATGCATCCAGTGGCAAATTGACTGAAAAATCCGATGTTTTTTCTTTTGGTGTGGTGCTTTTGGAACTTATTACTGGGCAAAAGCCTGTTGACTACACAAAGCCATTTGGTGACGAGAGCCTTGTTGTGTGG GCACGACCATTGCTTTCTCATGCACTTGCAACTGGAGAGCTTGGGGAATTACCTGACCATAGACTTCAAAAGAACTTCGACGAAAGAGAAATGCTTCGTATGATTGAAGCAGCCGCTGCGTGTATCCGACATTCAGCAACAATGAGACCGCAAATGGGGAAG GTGGTCCGAGTTCTTGACAGTTTCACCGACATTGATATTACCAGTGGTTTAACACCAGGACAAAGTGAAGCGTTCGATATTGCTAATTCAGCAGACATCAGAATATTTCAGCAGTTGGCACTTGGTAACCCTGGTTCTACTTCTGACTACTCGCTTTCCAATTGGAGTCATCAAAAAGATGCATAA
- the LOC121994579 gene encoding transcription factor RHD6-like → MALANSSTDIFEYYSWYPQMALSVIDNIGQSPESVSASVAGSCGGWLCGSSSASLLDFAAEDDDCKAWIDQTYAETVNGRMMISSPENSKRRQKHPILDCDLPSPKRRCGNGITRTAKDKQSPSKNPQSIAAKNRRERISERLRILQGLVPNGAKVDLVTMLEKAINYVKFLKLQVKVLATDEFWPAQEGIAPDVAQNCKTSSVCTVQLKIIVK, encoded by the exons ATGGCTCTCGCAAACAGCAGTACTGACATCTTCGAGTATTATTCCTGGTATCCTCAAATGGCACTCAGCGTGATCGACAATATTGGTCAGTCGCCGGAATCCGTGTCGGCTTCTGTGGCTGGCAGCTGCGGCGGGTGGCTGTGTGGCTCCAGCAGTGCCTCGTTGCTCGACTTTGCCGCTGAGGACGATGACTGCAAGGCCTGGATCGACCAAACTTACGCTGAGACTGTGAATGGACGCATGATGATCAGTTCGCCTGAGAATTCCAAACGCCGGCAAAAGCACCCGATTCTG gaCTGTGACTTACCAAGCCCTAAGAGGAGATGTGGCAATGGCATCACAAGAACAGCCAAGGACAAGCAGAGTCCATCCAAGAACCCTCAGAGCATTGCAGCGAAG AATCGGAGAGAAAGAATTAGTGAACGCCTGAGAATTCTGCAAGGTCTCGTGCCAAATGGGGCAAAGGTAGATTTGGTCACCATGCTCGAGAAGGCCATTAACTATGTGAAGTTTCTCAAGTTGCAAGTGAAG GTTTTGGCAACTGATGAGTTCTGGCCAGCACAAGAAGGGATTGCACCTGATGTTGCTCAA AACTGTAAAACATCCTCAGTCTGTACAGTTCAACTGAAGATCATAGTGAAGTAA